Proteins encoded together in one Candidatus Paceibacterota bacterium window:
- a CDS encoding YibE/F family protein codes for MKRILFILISILAFAANSAHGQEVMQDKQEIVRAQVVHIIDSNTEMIPGTDTPHLIQNIEAKILTGLAEGKTVTIKNDLIRLEEGETFYAAHLVPWDGGTETFIVSEPDRLPQLGMLAIIFVILVVIFGGKQGARGIASLIGSLAFIVFALIPGIIQGYSPILLSIVVSSVIIVLGSYITHGFNKTTTSAVIGMVVTVLIVGIFAHFAIGYARLAGFGDEEATYLNFNFRGTLDLAGILLGGILIGLLGVMYDAAIGQAISVEELHRIAPHVSRRTIYSRAIRIGREHIGALVNTLAIAYVGASLPLLLLFYSASGESIGLILNRETFATEIVRSLVGSIGLILAVPVTTVIAVFMLVKNPSPADDDKKIEEEMRVIEHAGHRH; via the coding sequence ATGAAAAGAATACTCTTTATCCTTATTTCCATCCTCGCTTTTGCCGCGAACAGCGCGCATGGCCAGGAGGTCATGCAGGACAAGCAAGAGATCGTGAGAGCCCAGGTGGTTCACATCATAGATTCGAATACGGAGATGATTCCGGGCACTGATACCCCTCATCTGATCCAGAATATCGAAGCGAAGATCCTTACCGGCCTCGCCGAAGGCAAGACCGTGACGATCAAAAACGATCTCATCCGCCTCGAGGAAGGCGAGACGTTCTATGCGGCGCACCTCGTGCCGTGGGACGGCGGCACCGAGACATTCATCGTCTCGGAACCCGATCGCCTGCCCCAGCTCGGCATGCTCGCGATCATATTCGTCATTCTCGTCGTCATATTCGGCGGAAAACAGGGCGCGCGGGGCATCGCATCTCTCATCGGCAGTCTCGCATTCATCGTTTTCGCCCTCATCCCCGGAATCATCCAGGGCTATTCCCCTATCCTGCTTTCGATCGTCGTCTCATCGGTCATCATCGTCCTCGGCTCGTATATAACGCACGGATTCAATAAGACCACGACGTCGGCGGTCATCGGCATGGTCGTCACCGTTCTCATCGTCGGGATCTTCGCCCATTTTGCGATCGGCTACGCGCGGCTGGCCGGTTTCGGGGACGAAGAAGCGACGTACCTCAATTTCAATTTCCGCGGCACGCTCGATCTGGCGGGCATACTTTTAGGCGGAATCCTCATCGGCCTGCTCGGCGTCATGTACGACGCCGCTATCGGCCAGGCCATATCGGTCGAAGAGCTCCACCGCATCGCCCCTCACGTCTCGCGCAGGACTATATACAGCCGGGCGATACGCATAGGCCGCGAGCATATCGGCGCGCTCGTGAACACGCTCGCCATCGCATATGTCGGCGCGTCGCTTCCCCTGCTCCTCCTCTTCTATTCGGCTTCAGGCGAATCGATCGGGCTCATATTGAACCGAGAGACGTTCGCGACCGAGATCGTCCGCTCCCTCGTGGGATCCATAGGGCTCATTCTCGCCGTCCCGGTGACAACCGTGATCGCCGTATTCATGCTCGTAAAGAATCCTTCCCCCGCCGACGATGATAAAAAGATAGAAGAAGAGATGCGCGTCATCGAGCACGCCGGCCATCGGCATTAG
- a CDS encoding transcriptional repressor: MHNRRPSNKKDILEKYTSEEIALGTHIYTAKRKVTKARIHILTALSHFDRPVSIKELRRSVQKHDTATLYRTLETLLKAKLVRKIDIGSTEALYETNIGRPHHHHITCTACGAMESVDACAPMPSANSLAMKRFAEITDHTLEFFGICKRCAV, encoded by the coding sequence ATGCACAATCGCCGACCGTCGAACAAAAAAGACATCCTAGAAAAATATACGAGCGAAGAGATCGCCCTCGGCACCCATATATATACCGCGAAGCGCAAAGTGACTAAAGCCAGGATCCACATCTTGACCGCCCTCTCGCATTTCGATCGCCCTGTTTCGATAAAAGAGCTCCGTCGATCCGTGCAAAAACACGACACCGCAACTCTCTACCGCACCCTGGAGACTCTCCTGAAAGCAAAGCTCGTCCGCAAGATAGACATCGGCAGCACCGAAGCACTCTATGAGACCAATATCGGCCGACCGCATCATCATCACATCACCTGCACGGCATGCGGCGCCATGGAATCGGTGGACGCCTGCGCGCCGATGCCTTCGGCAAACTCGCTCGCCATGAAGCGCTTCGCGGAGATCACCGACCATACCCTCGAATTCTTCGGCATATGCAAACGATGCGCTGTATAA
- a CDS encoding PspC domain-containing protein yields MKRTLKKMKDHRAAFGVCSGIAYWIGAPVWLVRFAWVCSVLFWGTGCALYLILAVFMPTWEKDPADFDQVTGHKDAA; encoded by the coding sequence ATGAAAAGGACATTGAAGAAGATGAAGGACCACCGCGCGGCGTTCGGCGTCTGTTCCGGGATCGCCTATTGGATCGGCGCTCCTGTGTGGCTCGTACGATTCGCATGGGTATGTTCGGTGCTCTTCTGGGGCACGGGCTGCGCGCTCTATCTCATCCTCGCCGTATTCATGCCGACGTGGGAGAAAGACCCTGCTGATTTCGACCAGGTAACGGGACATAAAGACGCTGCCTAA
- a CDS encoding ZIP family metal transporter encodes MQLEYHGFRDDISPQVLDFIYLIFARPIMIILIALGALAATFFGGLFALRWSDKLHLILGFSAGALIGVALFDLMPEALELGGGYWNLDMLMLALAGGFTAYLLLDRMFLMHCHEEDHDHRSHHAHRGRFGAGSLSFHSFLDGAAIGVAFHVSPVIGAVVAAAVLAHDFSDGINTVSMILRHGGEKRQAFRWLVVDAVAPVVGIASTYFFSISESALSLVLMVFCGFFIYIGASDLLPESHHKHPTRWTTITTIIGMAVIYMVVHIAGV; translated from the coding sequence TTGCAACTAGAATATCATGGTTTTCGAGACGATATCTCGCCTCAAGTCCTCGATTTTATCTATCTAATATTTGCTCGTCCTATCATGATCATCCTGATTGCCCTCGGCGCATTAGCGGCTACGTTCTTCGGCGGTCTCTTCGCTCTCAGATGGAGCGACAAGCTCCATCTGATCCTCGGCTTTTCCGCGGGCGCTCTTATCGGCGTCGCATTGTTCGACCTCATGCCGGAGGCATTAGAGCTCGGCGGGGGATATTGGAACCTCGACATGCTCATGCTCGCCCTAGCGGGGGGATTCACCGCGTATCTTCTCCTTGATCGGATGTTCCTTATGCACTGCCATGAAGAGGACCATGACCATCGCTCTCATCACGCGCATCGCGGACGATTCGGCGCGGGAAGCCTCTCGTTCCATAGCTTCCTCGACGGCGCGGCGATAGGCGTCGCCTTCCACGTATCGCCGGTCATCGGTGCGGTCGTCGCGGCGGCGGTCTTGGCCCATGATTTCTCCGACGGTATCAATACGGTGAGCATGATCCTCCGACACGGCGGGGAAAAGAGGCAGGCGTTCCGCTGGCTCGTCGTGGACGCGGTCGCGCCGGTCGTCGGCATCGCCTCGACCTATTTCTTCTCGATATCGGAATCAGCGCTCTCGCTCGTCCTCATGGTGTTCTGCGGATTCTTTATATATATAGGCGCGAGCGACCTCCTGCCGGAAAGCCATCATAAGCACCCGACCCGCTGGACGACCATCACGACCATCATAGGCATGGCGGTCATATATATGGTGGTGCATATCGCAGGGGTTTAG
- the smpB gene encoding SsrA-binding protein SmpB: protein MALAENKKAFFDYEILDEYEAGIELLGLEAKSLRTHGAVLDGAYVTIRGGEAYILQMSIAPYQPTNTPADYDPMRMRRLIMTKAEIRQLADMEAKKGLTIVPIRVYNKGTKLKVAIAVVRGKKKFDKRASIQKRETDRDIRRTLKGQE from the coding sequence ATGGCCCTCGCGGAAAACAAAAAAGCCTTCTTCGACTACGAGATCCTCGATGAATACGAGGCCGGCATCGAATTGCTCGGCCTCGAAGCGAAGTCCTTGCGCACGCACGGCGCCGTGCTCGACGGCGCCTATGTAACTATACGCGGCGGAGAGGCGTATATACTGCAGATGTCAATCGCTCCCTATCAGCCGACGAACACTCCGGCAGATTATGACCCGATGCGCATGCGCCGACTGATCATGACCAAGGCCGAAATACGCCAATTGGCTGATATGGAAGCCAAGAAGGGCTTGACAATAGTGCCAATTCGGGTGTATAATAAAGGAACAAAGCTCAAGGTAGCTATTGCAGTCGTCCGCGGCAAGAAGAAGTTCGACAAACGGGCTTCGATCCAAAAGCGCGAGACCGACCGGGACATCAGGAGAACATTGAAAGGACAAGAATAA
- the ftsH gene encoding ATP-dependent zinc metalloprotease FtsH encodes MAMQFQKNPKNKNRKDIPRQSMMRFLGSFGSGLLIFFFLIALYSLLSGGGDAGTAISLSELSNDVSKGAVKVIQIDGTDLTATYNDGTTKTTKKEADSPLTTTLTNYGVTPQKISAVDIQIKEPSGFSYWFIALAPFIVPLIFIGFLVWLLTRQVRGAGMQAFSFGQSKARITHPDDKKSKVTFKDVAGAKEAKQELMEIVDFLRNPKKFLDLGAVIPKGILLMGAPGTGKTLLARAVAGEAGVAFFSISGSEFVEMFVGVGASRVRDLFKMAKSAAPAIIFVDEIDAVGRSRGVGMGGGNDEREQTLNQILVEMDGFEPNEKVIVMAATNRPDVLDPALLRPGRFDRRVTIDVPDRNDREEILKIHARKKPFAEDVNLKVIAERTPGFSGADLYSLMNEGAILAARENRTKVSQYDLIRAIEKVMLGPERKSHILSQEEKKITAYHEAGHAVVSSTLDYADPVHKISIVSRGRAAGYVLHLPLEDRKLQSKKEFLDDIAVSLGGYVAERLMFADLTTGPSNDLQVSTALARDMVTKYGMSATLGPVALEGAGGRVLFGRGVEEGEYSEKVASEIDAEVKAIMTEGMSRAEKTIKTNKKLLDAIAKRLMEVETIERDEFEKLLVAHGVTPKKKKDIEHQP; translated from the coding sequence ATGGCAATGCAATTTCAAAAGAATCCTAAGAACAAGAATAGGAAAGATATCCCTCGGCAGAGCATGATGCGATTCCTCGGCAGCTTCGGTTCCGGGCTTCTCATATTCTTTTTCCTCATCGCGCTCTATTCGCTGCTTTCCGGAGGAGGCGATGCGGGGACGGCGATATCGCTGTCCGAGCTTTCTAACGACGTGAGCAAGGGCGCAGTCAAGGTCATACAGATAGACGGCACCGACCTGACCGCGACGTATAACGACGGCACGACCAAGACGACGAAGAAAGAGGCCGACAGCCCTCTAACGACGACCCTTACTAATTATGGGGTCACGCCTCAAAAGATCTCTGCCGTTGATATACAGATAAAAGAGCCGTCAGGATTTTCGTACTGGTTCATCGCATTGGCGCCGTTCATCGTGCCTCTCATATTCATCGGCTTCCTCGTATGGCTTCTGACGCGGCAGGTCCGGGGAGCGGGCATGCAGGCGTTCTCGTTCGGCCAGTCGAAGGCGCGGATAACCCATCCTGACGACAAGAAATCGAAAGTGACGTTCAAGGACGTCGCGGGCGCGAAGGAAGCGAAGCAGGAGTTGATGGAGATCGTGGACTTCCTCCGCAATCCGAAGAAATTCCTTGACCTGGGCGCGGTGATACCGAAGGGCATTCTCTTGATGGGCGCGCCGGGCACGGGCAAGACCCTGTTGGCGCGCGCGGTCGCGGGCGAGGCAGGCGTGGCGTTCTTCTCTATATCAGGCTCCGAATTCGTCGAGATGTTCGTGGGCGTGGGCGCTTCGCGGGTGCGCGACCTGTTCAAGATGGCGAAATCGGCGGCGCCGGCCATCATATTCGTGGACGAGATCGACGCGGTGGGACGAAGCCGCGGCGTCGGCATGGGCGGCGGCAACGACGAGAGGGAGCAGACCTTGAACCAGATACTCGTCGAAATGGACGGCTTCGAGCCGAACGAGAAAGTGATCGTCATGGCGGCGACCAACAGGCCTGACGTTCTGGACCCTGCGCTTTTGAGGCCGGGCCGATTCGACCGACGCGTCACCATAGATGTGCCTGATCGCAATGATCGCGAGGAGATCCTAAAGATACACGCGCGCAAGAAGCCGTTCGCGGAAGACGTCAATCTGAAGGTGATCGCGGAGCGCACGCCGGGCTTCTCGGGCGCCGATCTGTATTCGCTCATGAACGAAGGAGCGATCCTGGCCGCGCGCGAGAACCGTACCAAGGTCTCGCAATACGACCTGATCCGCGCTATCGAAAAGGTCATGCTCGGCCCTGAACGCAAAAGCCATATATTGTCGCAGGAGGAGAAAAAGATCACTGCGTATCACGAAGCCGGCCATGCCGTCGTTTCTTCCACGCTCGATTATGCCGATCCGGTCCATAAGATATCGATCGTCTCGCGCGGGCGGGCTGCGGGATATGTCCTCCATCTGCCGCTCGAGGACAGGAAGCTTCAATCCAAGAAAGAATTCCTCGACGACATCGCCGTGTCGCTCGGCGGATATGTCGCCGAGCGTCTGATGTTCGCGGATCTCACGACCGGCCCGTCGAATGACCTGCAGGTCTCGACCGCACTGGCTCGCGATATGGTGACCAAATACGGTATGTCCGCGACGCTCGGTCCCGTGGCATTGGAAGGCGCCGGCGGCCGCGTATTGTTCGGCCGCGGCGTCGAAGAAGGAGAATATTCGGAAAAAGTAGCGTCTGAAATAGACGCTGAAGTGAAAGCCATCATGACCGAGGGCATGAGCCGCGCCGAAAAGACCATCAAGACGAACAAAAAATTGCTCGACGCCATCGCCAAGCGATTGATGGAAGTCGAGACGATAGAGCGGGATGAATTCGAAAAGCTCCTCGTTGCTCACGGCGTTACCCCGAAGAAGAAAAAGGACATAGAGCACCAGCCATAA